The sequence AGAAAAGCAGACGTGGTACTGTAGAGTAATGGCCGGCCCACACATTCATCGCGCCCTTTGATAGCGACCAGCTCCTTCTCCAGCAGCGTCCGCAGTACCGACACGGAGTTGACCCCCCGGATCTGATCAATTTCGGTCCTGGTCACGGGCTGGCGATAGGCCACTATCGCCAGGGTTTCCAGAGCAGCTCGCGTAAGGCTCAGCTTGCCCTCCTTCCGAAGCAGGCGTTGCAGGTAGGGTTGATACTCGGCCCGCGTCACCAGCTGATATCCCCCAGCGACGGCGATGATATCCACCGGGCGCTGCTGATCCTGAAACCGTTCTCTCAGTGTAGCTACTACATCTGGAAGCCTGATGTCGTTGCGCTCAAGGGTCTGGTTAAGCCTGACTTGAGTGAGCGGCTCTGGGGTCGCCGTCAGTAGCGCCTCGATGATTTGAATAATTTCCTGGTCTACTGGATGGGCCATCAATCCACGAGAACTCTCACCAAATAGATATCTTCGAAGGGGGCCGACTGTTCGACAATGATCATGCCGGTCCGCATCATTTCAAGTACAGCCAG is a genomic window of Candidatus Neomarinimicrobiota bacterium containing:
- the scpB gene encoding SMC-Scp complex subunit ScpB, encoding MAHPVDQEIIQIIEALLTATPEPLTQVRLNQTLERNDIRLPDVVATLRERFQDQQRPVDIIAVAGGYQLVTRAEYQPYLQRLLRKEGKLSLTRAALETLAIVAYRQPVTRTEIDQIRGVNSVSVLRTLLEKELVAIKGRDECVGRPLLYSTTSAFLEAFGLSRLGDLPRLKEIDEIMGGEEAPTPVGHAAE